From one Deltaproteobacteria bacterium genomic stretch:
- a CDS encoding nucleotidyl transferase AbiEii/AbiGii toxin family protein — protein sequence MRTISFYAEAKDKEFLLIGGHAINIYGLSRQTGNIDLVVRRDDRNWWLELFSRLKYQVGQNDDKFARFRSDILGVWPLNLMFVDNNTFEKLLSQATAAQIGLAQVKAVSARHLATMKIHALKIYQAHRHVKDYNDLLWLLRSGKTQLSLSEVEELCNRYASSELFEKIKQDWNNK from the coding sequence TTGCGAACGATTTCATTTTATGCCGAGGCAAAGGACAAGGAGTTTTTGCTTATTGGCGGGCATGCCATTAATATCTACGGTTTGTCGCGGCAAACGGGAAATATCGATCTCGTCGTTCGACGAGATGACCGCAATTGGTGGTTGGAGCTGTTTTCGCGACTTAAGTATCAAGTAGGCCAAAATGACGACAAGTTCGCTAGATTTAGATCGGACATTTTGGGAGTTTGGCCTCTAAACTTGATGTTTGTTGACAATAATACGTTCGAAAAACTTTTGTCTCAAGCGACAGCTGCCCAAATTGGTCTAGCTCAAGTAAAAGCCGTATCCGCTCGCCATTTGGCTACAATGAAAATACACGCTCTCAAAATTTATCAGGCACACCGACATGTAAAAGACTATAATGACCTGTTGTGGCTTCTAAGATCTGGCAAAACACAGTTGTCACTTAGCGAGGTCGAAGAGCTATGCAACCGCTATGCCTCGAGTGAGCTTTTTGAGAAAATAAAACAGGACTGGAATAACAAATGA
- a CDS encoding methionyl-tRNA formyltransferase produces MKIVFFGKGTRGLTCLKALLENSASVILVIGMPGSCDDKSEAVTSYALEVGIPVLCPEDNNNPAFIEELSALSPDLFVLAGYGKIFREKLISVPSLYCLNLHGGRLPQYRGSSPLNWALINGESSFGLSIIKVDGGIDTGDVVLQRSFPIGPNDSIKDLHDTANAAFPEMLLEVMEQIRSNKIVFKKQCEEEASYYPLRFSDDGLIIWDMLTAEEIHNRIRALTTPYPGAFTYYCNRRVNLYSSELLSQNYFGEAGRVYKKDRGKMLVCAKDKCLWIKQAQFEDSRDEIYGTVKRYQKFITTRDQTVASIRGIA; encoded by the coding sequence ATGAAGATAGTTTTTTTTGGAAAGGGCACTCGTGGGCTAACCTGCCTAAAGGCATTACTTGAAAACTCTGCATCTGTTATTCTAGTAATCGGAATGCCCGGAAGTTGCGACGATAAGAGCGAGGCAGTTACGAGTTATGCTTTGGAAGTGGGCATACCGGTTTTATGCCCCGAGGACAATAATAATCCAGCTTTTATTGAGGAGCTATCCGCACTTAGTCCTGATTTGTTTGTCTTGGCAGGTTATGGAAAGATATTTAGAGAAAAGCTTATATCTGTCCCAAGTCTATACTGTCTAAATCTTCATGGTGGTAGATTACCTCAATACAGAGGTTCTTCTCCTCTTAATTGGGCACTGATTAATGGCGAAAGTTCGTTTGGGCTATCAATTATTAAGGTGGATGGTGGCATAGACACAGGCGATGTGGTTTTGCAGCGCTCGTTCCCAATTGGCCCCAATGACAGTATTAAGGATTTGCATGATACAGCGAATGCAGCATTTCCCGAGATGCTGCTTGAAGTGATGGAGCAAATAAGAAGCAATAAAATAGTGTTTAAGAAACAGTGCGAAGAGGAGGCCTCTTATTATCCTCTTAGGTTTTCAGATGACGGCTTGATAATATGGGATATGTTAACGGCAGAGGAGATTCATAATCGTATCAGAGCATTGACTACACCTTATCCAGGCGCCTTTACTTATTACTGCAACAGACGAGTCAATTTGTATTCTTCAGAATTGCTTTCGCAAAACTATTTTGGCGAAGCGGGGAGAGTATATAAAAAGGATAGAGGGAAGATGTTGGTTTGCGCTAAAGATAAATGCCTCTGGATTAAACAGGCGCAGTTTGAGGACTCTAGGGATGAGATCTACGGCACTGTTAAGCGCTATCAAAAGTTCATTACCACCCGAGATCAAACGGTGGCATCGATCCGAGGTATTGCCTAG